Proteins co-encoded in one Plasmodium sp. gorilla clade G2 genome assembly, chromosome: 9 genomic window:
- a CDS encoding glutamine-dependent NAD(+) synthetase, putative: MMTNIGLSCSSIWSIPLDYENNKLKIVESIKRCKKLNCGIRIGGVLELCGVNCKSSFKEIVDLQENCWYYLSEILKEKYDEKENLTDNILCFVSMPVYFHKKMYNCELAIYNNEIIFISPKENINNNDEKDYFASYEKNSFIEQNENNIKFNHSDVKIFHNNFEKFVLPQCIQNITNQKETYFGNAILEINGLVVAHIFLDDLIKVESNVLYDNRNDLLDESLNKQNEVFKVGELLFQKDHKKLENNNKKINLNSVDILLVNGYIINELQLFNRYFIELMNLSKLYPNMTLCFSNNSGCDNNFFKFDGFSFICKNNKVLTKNARFTFSDIQVASVNVSYVKNEGKLSLLQKGMDVQYNDNMKNGNKNNELSLLQIVSNNNIDVLNGKCKNNPMSAEGIFSFNNDLNISIKHSDENVLNHLPSHFNWKLYGKENKNLLNIFKNHHHNSVDEYSYEFNGNKYVLHNIYEELSFNCALFLWYILCLTNAKGFVLAISGGIDSSFVACMVYILSIMIEIELKENPHLLDNNSCSFELNEKLFIKKVKNLLIDEACRKDICNKLLNTISFPSKNSSENTKCYSEQLSKDINSYHTTYSIEHLYEFLKNAGEEFLGEDMKFESQGGSTYQDVCLQNIQSRSRMLLTYFFSTLICHKRYFKKKLFNEFLIALATGNLDESITGYYTKYDCSSADINIVGNVSKLLIKETMCHIANDPFYQLQIINQINQYHPSAELKPLDNKQTDENELNLKYIEIKLLTILKNNFFLGPSSMYYYLSNYLWISMPKTEVLNKIKIFFTRMLKNTHKLFILPPSIIGESSGLHTPNFLHYANIDFDALKKKLNL; this comes from the coding sequence atgatGACTAATATCGGATTAAGTTGCTCGTCCATTTGGTCAATTCCTCTGGactatgaaaataataaattgaaaATTGTTGAAAGCATAAAGAGGTGTAAAAAGTTAAACTGTGGAATTAGAATAGGAGGTGTATTAGAGTTATGTGGTGTTAACTGTAAAAGTAGTTTTAAAGAGATTGTAGATCTTCAAGAGAATTGCTGGTATTATTTGAGTGAAATATTAAAGGAGAAATATGATGAGAAAGAAAATTTAACGGATAACATTTTATGTTTTGTGAGTATGCCTGTATATTTCCATAAAAAGATGTATAATTGTGAATTagctatatataataatgaaataatttttatatctccaaaagagaatataaataataatgatgaaaaggATTATTTCGCTTCATATGAAAAGAATAGTTTTATTGAACAAAacgaaaataatataaaatttaatcaTTCTGATGtgaaaatatttcataaCAACTTTGAGAAATTTGTTCTACCACAATGTATTCAGAATATTACAAATCAGAAAGAAACTTATTTTGGAAACGCAATTCTTGAAATAAATGGATTAGTAGTAgctcatatatttttagatgATTTAATTAAAGTAGAGAGTAATGTATTATATGACAATAGAAATGATTTATTAGATGAAtcattaaataaacaaaatgaagTATTTAAAGTAggagaattattatttcaaaaggatcataaaaaattagaaaacaataataagaaaattaaTTTGAATTCagttgatatattattagtaaatggttatattataaatgagtTACAATTATTTAATAGATATTTTATTGAATTAATGAATTTATCTAAGCTTTATCCTAACATGACATTATGTTTTAGTAATAATAGTGGTTGTGataacaatttttttaagtTCGATggcttttcttttatttgtaaaaataataaagtgtTGACCAAAAATGCACGATTTACTTTTTCTGATATACAAGTAGCATCTGTTAATGTATcatatgtaaaaaatgaaGGCAAATTATCTTTACTTCAAAAGGGGATGGATGTtcaatataatgataatatgaagaatggaaataagaataatgaaTTGTCTTTATTACAAATTgtatctaataataatatagatgtATTAAATggaaaatgtaaaaataatccCATGTCTGCTGAAggtattttttcatttaataatgatTTGAATATATCCATCAAACATTCTGATGAAAATGTATTGAATCATCTTCCTTCGCATTTTAACTGGAAATTATATGGCAAAGAGAATAaaaatcttttaaatatatttaaaaatcatcatcataattctGTGGATGAATATTCGTATGAATTTAAtggaaataaatatgtattacataatatatatgaagaattaAGTTTTAATTGCgctttatttttatggtaTATTTTATGCTTAACAAATGCTAAAGGATTTGTACTAGCCATTTCAGGTGGTATTGATTCATCTTTTGTTGCATGtatggtatatatattatctataatGATTGAAATAGAATTAAAAGAGAATCCACATTTATTGGATAATAATTCTTGCTCCTTTGAATTAAATgagaaattatttataaaaaaagttaaGAACTTATTGATTGATGAAGCATGTAGAAaagatatatgtaataaattattaaatacgATTTCATTTCCATCAAAGAATAGTAGTGAAAATACTAAATGTTATTCAGAACAATTAAGTAAAGATATTAATTCATATCATACTACTTATAGTATTGAAcatttatatgaatttttaaaaaatgctGGTGAAGAATTTTTAGGGGAAGATATGAAATTTGAAAGTCAAGGAGGAAGTACATATCAAGATGTATGTTTACAAAATATTCAATCAAGATCAAGAATGttattaacatatttttttagtaCATTAATATGTCATaaaagatattttaaaaaaaaattatttaatgaatTTTTAATAGCATTAGCTACAGGAAATTTAGATGAATCAATTACCGGTTATTACACAAAATATGATTGTTCTTCTGCAGATATTAATATAGTTGGAAATGTTagtaaattattaattaaagaAACAATGTGTCATATAGCTAATGATCCATTTTATCAATTACAGATTATTAATCAAATTAACCAATATCATCCATCAGCTGAATTAAAACCTTTAGATAATAAACAAACAgatgaaaatgaattaaacttaaaatatatagaaatcaAATTGTTaactattttaaaaaataatttcttcCTAGGACCATCTtctatgtattattatttatctaATTATTTATGGATAAGTATGCCTAAAACTGAAGttcttaataaaattaaaatattctttacAAGAATGTTGAAAAACACACACAAACTTTTTATCTTACCACCATCTATAATTGGTGAGTCATCTGGTTTACACACTCCCAACTTTCTTCATTATGCCAATATTGATTTTGACgccttgaaaaaaaaattgaactTATAA
- a CDS encoding replication termination factor, putative — translation MGGDGGSLPQRVDLVRMKNKKLRENTGSLGYEKNTLVNVNQNKYNKKELREYHFNRCAISEELLKEPFFCCRLGYLYNKEHAFQLLLVKKQNKKKRKKDTFEKFAHVDSLKDLVLCKNKLNEEGKLICLISKEIINSTSGGICLFSCGCVFSKKVFNRVNISEDKLCITCNKQYKESDIIEIGVEDVALLEEKQKYIIKKRKLEKKKKDSYSHSKKEMKNNDAVK, via the exons aTGGGGGGAGATGGAGGAAGTTTACCTCAAAGAGTTGACTTAGTTcgtatgaaaaataaaaagttaaGAGAAAACACAGGAAGTTTAggttatgaaaaaaatacactTGTTAATgtaaatcaaaataaatataataaaaaggagtTACGAGAATACCATTTCAACCGTTGTGCTATATCTGAg gaattattaaaagaaccATTTTTTTGTTGTCGCCTTGGTTACTTGTATAATAAAGAGCATGCCTTTCAATTATTGCTtgttaaaaaacaaaacaaaaagaaaagaaaaaaagatacTTTTGAAAAGTTTGCTCACGTTGATTCTTTAAAGGATTTAGTTCTTtgcaaaaataaattaaatgaagaagGGAAATTGATTTGTTTAATTTccaaagaaattataaattctACATCAGGAGgaatttgtttattttcatGTGGTTGTGTATTTTCAAAGAAGGTGTTTAATCGAGTCAATATTTCTGAG gATAAATTGTGCATAACTTGTAATAAGCAATACAAAGAAAGTGATATTATCGAAATAGGTGTAGAAGATGTAGCATTATtggaagaaaaacaaaagtatataattaaaaaaagaaaacttgaaaaaaaaaaaaaagattcatATTCACATTCAAAAAAGGAAATGAAGAATAATGACGCTGTTAAATAG
- a CDS encoding CS domain protein, putative, with protein MGEIYNKRHKYMNNGVLIYEWEQSIDEINIYISMNSKIVNKNDLNIEIKSKRISIGLKNTESFLEGELFSIIDEDCSYWFIEDNNLHILLTKVKKGESWNSVFKGHKNLNPVDEDNTKKQILLERFQQEYPNFDFSSAAFNGQVPDARTFMGGLKY; from the exons atgGGTGAAATATACAACAAAAGACATAAATACATGAACAAtg gtgttttaatatatgaatggGAACAAAGTATAGACgagataaatatttatattagtaTGAATTCCAAAATTGTTAATAAGAATGATTTAAACattgaaataaaaagtaaaagaATAAGCATAGGATTAAAAAATACGGAAAGCTTTTTGGAAGGAGAATTATTTAGTATTATTGATGAAGATTGCTCTTACTGGTTTAttgaagataataatttacatattttattaaccAAAGTAAAAAAAGGAGAAAGCTGGAATAGTGTTTTTAAAGgacataaaaatttaaatcctgttgatgaagataatacaaaaaaacaaattctATTAGAAAGATTCCAACAAGAATATCCAAATTTCGATTTTTCCTCTGCAGCATTTAATGGTCAAGTTCCTGATGCAAGAACATTTATGGGAGGacttaaatattaa